A DNA window from Ipomoea triloba cultivar NCNSP0323 chromosome 10, ASM357664v1 contains the following coding sequences:
- the LOC116032530 gene encoding gallate 1-beta-glucosyltransferase-like, with protein sequence MGSENGGVPPLHVFMVSFPGQGHVNPLLRLGKRLAGKGLLVTFSAPEHVGVEMRKANSKISEEPTPYGDGFIRFEFFDDEFDPRGPHGTDLDFQLDQMERVGSVKLSGILDKHEKQGRPVSCLINNPFIPWVSDVAEKHGIPSAVLWVQSCASFSAYYHFQNKLVPFPTETEPFLDVQLPCMPLLKYDEFPSFLHPSSQYKFLARAILHQFANLSKPFRVLMETFQELEPEVIDYMSKLCPIKPVGPLFLTPGGASGAADVRGDFVKVDNCTEWLDSKAESSVVYISFGSIVILKQEQVDEIAHGLMNSGLSFLWVRKPPPPAFAPTVLPDGFLEKVGDNGKVVQWCSQEQVLAHPSVACFVTHCGWNSSMEAITSGVPVVAFPGWGDQVTDAKYLVDVFKIGVRLSRGDAEDRIITRDEVEKCLIEVTRGEKAAEMKENALKWKKKAEEAVAPGGSSDRNLEEFVDEIRNKCGGGKH encoded by the exons ATGGGCTCTGAAAACGGCGGCGTTCCACCTCTCCATGTTTTCATGGTGTCCTTCCCGGGGCAAGGCCACGTGAACCCTCTACTCCGTCTCGGCAAGCGTCTCGCCGGCAAGGGCTTATTGGTCACGTTCTCGGCGCCGGAACACGTGGGCGTGGAGATGAGAAAAGCCAACTCCAAAATCAGCGAAGAACCCACTCCCTACGGCGACGGGTTCATCAGGTTCGAGTTCTTCGACGACGAGTTCGACCCGCGTGGCCCGCACGGCACCGACCTCGACTTCCAGCTCGACCAAATGGAGCGCGTCGGGTCGGTTAAGCTGTCGGGCATCCTCGACAAACACGAAAAACAGGGGCGCCCCGTTTCGTGTCTGATCAACAATCCGTTTATCCCGTGGGTTTCGGATGTCGCCGAGAAACACGGGATTCCCAGTGCGGTGCTTTGGGTGCAGTCGTGCGCGAGCTTTTCCGCGTATTATCATTTCCAGAATAAATTGGTTCCTTTTCCGACCGAAACAGAGCCGTTTCTCGACGTTCAGTTGCCCTGCATGCCGTTATTGAAATACGATGAATTCCCGAGCTTTTTACACCCTTCTTCGCAGTATAAATTCCTCGCCCGGGCCATTCTTCACCAGTTCGCGAATTTGTCCAAACCGTTTCGCGTATTAATGGAAACGTTTCAAGAATTGGAGCCCGAAGTTATTGATTACATGTCCAAACTCTGCCCCATCAAGCCCGTCGGTCCCCTGTTTTTGACCCCCGGCGGCGCCTCCGGCGCCGCCGATGTTCGCGGAGACTTTGTGAAAGTCGACAATTGCACCGAGTGGCTCGACTCCAAGGCGGAATCTTCGGTGGTTTACATTTCCTTCGGGAGCATTGTGATTTTGAAGCAGGAACAGGTGGACGAGATCGCCCACGGGTTGATGAACTCCGGGCTGAGTTTCTTATGGGTTAGgaagccgccgccgccggcgttCGCGCCGACGGTTTTGCCGGACGGGTTCCTGGAGAAAGTTGGGGATAACGGGAAAGTAGTGCAATGGTGCTCGCAAGAACAGGTGTTGGCCCATCCATCGGTGGCCTGTTTCGTGACTCACTGTGGGTGGAATTCGTCGATGGAAGCCATCACTAGTGGCGTCCCGGTGGTAGCTTTTCCAGGCTGGGGCGATCAG GTCACCGACGCTAAATACCTGGTCGACGTTTTCAAGATTGGCGTTCGCCTCTCCCGAGGCGACGCCGAGGACAGGATCATTACCCGTGACGAGGTGGAGAAGTGCTTGATCGAGGTAACCCGTGGCGAAAAGGCGGCGGAGATGAAAGAGAATGCGTTGAAGTGGAAGAAGAAGGCGGAGGAGGCGGTGGCGCCGGGCGGCTCTTCTGACCGGAATTTGGAAGAATTCGTCGACGAAATCAGAAACAAATGCGGTGGCGGAAAACACTAA
- the LOC116032482 gene encoding methylthioribose kinase — MASDGFRPLDEKSVVEYIKATPSLASVLAGDQPHQLDSLNIREVGDGNLNFVFVVIGPSGSLVVKQAIPYVRCVGESWPMTKERAYFEVTVLKEHGRLCPEHTPQVYHFDRMMCLIGMHYIEPPHIILRKGLIAGIEYPLLAEHMSDYMSKTLFFTSLLYLTTTDHKRAVAEFCGNVEMCRLTEQVIFSDPYKVSQYNRWTTPYLDADAEAVRSDNVLKLEVGELKSKFCERTQALIHGDLHTGSVMVTPESTQVIDPEFGFYGPMGFDVGAFIGNLMLAFYAQDGHANQGNDRKSYKAWILKTIADTWNLFHKKFTALWDEHKDGPGEAYLPGIYNNSELQHLVREKYMRDLFHDTLGFGAAKMIRRIVGIAHVEDFESIPDAEKRANCEQQALNVAKLLLKERCKFQSIEQVVSTIQQYHSQ, encoded by the exons ATGGCGTCCGATGGATTCCGGCCGCTGGACGAAAAATCGGTGGTGGAGTACATAAAAGCGACTCCGTCTCTGGCTTCGGTACTAGCCGGAGACCAGCCGCATCAGCTGGATAGTTTGAATATCAGAGAAGTCGGCGATGGGAATCTCAACTTCGTCTTTGTTGTTATCGGTCCCTCTGGTTCTCTTGTCGTCAAACAG GCCATTCCATATGTGCGGTGTGTTGGTGAGTCCTGGCCGATGACAAAGGAGCGTGCTTATTTTGAAGTGACGGTTTTAAAAGAGCATGGCCGCCTATGCCCTGAGCATACTCCTCAAGTTTACCATTTTGACAGGATGATGTGTTTAATTGGCATGCACTACATTGAACCTCCCCATATAATCTTAAGGAAGGGACTGATCGCGGGGATTGAGTATCCATTACTTGCTGAGCATATGTCAGACTATATGTCTAAGACTCTTTTCTTCACATCCCTGCTTTATCTTACTACCACAGACCACAAACGTGCTG TTGCAGAGTTTTGTGGAAACGTGGAAATGTGTAGACTTACCGAGCAGGTTATCTTCTCTGATCCTTACAAAGTGTCTCAATATAATCGCTGGACAACTCCTTATCTTGATGCTGATGCAGAGGCAGTTCGGAGTGATAACGTCTTGAAGCTGGAAGTTGGTGAGCTGAAATCCAA GTTTTGTGAAAGAACCCAAGCTCTTATACATGGTGATCTCCATACAGGTTCTGTCATGGTTACTCCCGAGTCAACTCAAGTAATAGATCCAGAATTCGGTTTTTATGGCCCGATGGGGTTTGATGTTGGAGCCTTTATTGGAAACTTAATGTTGGCGTTCTATGCTCAAGATGGACATGCAAATcagggtaatgaccgcaag TCATATAAAGCATGGATTTTAAAGACAATAGCAGATACTTGGAACCTCTTTCACAAAAAATTCACTGCTCTCTGGGATGAACACAAGGATGGTCCCGGTGAGGCATATCTTCCTGGTATATATAACAATTCTGAGCTTCAGCATCTGGTAAGAGAGAAGTACATGAGAGATCTGTTCCATGACACCCTCGGATTTGGCGCTGCAAAGATGATAAG GAGAATTGTCGGTATTGCTCATGTGGAAGATTTCGAATCAATTCCTGATGCTGAGAAACGAGCTAACTGTGAGCAGCAGGCTCTGAACGTTGCAAAGTTGCTTCTTAAAGAACGATGCAAATTCCAGAGCATTGAACAAGTTGTTTCTACCATTCAGCAGTATCACTCCCAATAA